From Paenibacillus sp. GP183, one genomic window encodes:
- a CDS encoding 2-phosphosulfolactate phosphatase — MEINIYHFVEGAQQAKGLTVIIDVFRAFSVACYVTDNGVKDLFPVGSMETAYELKRENPDYILMGERGGLIQPGFDYGNSPSTVKSVDFAGKTVVHTTSAGTQGIVNAVHADEIITGSFVNAQAIIDYIRAKNPDHVSLVCMGWDAVEEADEDTLFAIYVKNALEGKPNDYEAILHFMRHESKTGKFLDVRDGASAPPEDFELCLSLDRFPFVLKAEPFGDSLVKLHKVEVLSQGGQPHGV, encoded by the coding sequence ATGGAAATCAATATCTACCATTTCGTCGAAGGGGCGCAGCAGGCGAAAGGCTTAACGGTCATCATCGACGTGTTTCGAGCCTTCTCGGTCGCATGCTATGTAACGGACAACGGCGTTAAAGATCTGTTTCCGGTGGGAAGCATGGAGACGGCTTACGAGCTGAAACGGGAAAACCCCGATTATATTTTGATGGGAGAAAGGGGAGGCCTCATTCAACCCGGCTTCGATTACGGCAACTCCCCCTCCACCGTGAAATCCGTCGATTTTGCCGGAAAAACCGTAGTGCATACGACAAGTGCGGGTACACAAGGAATTGTCAATGCCGTTCACGCCGATGAAATTATAACGGGAAGTTTTGTCAACGCACAGGCCATCATCGATTACATCCGTGCGAAAAATCCGGATCACGTGTCCCTGGTGTGTATGGGCTGGGATGCTGTGGAAGAGGCGGATGAAGATACATTATTCGCCATCTATGTGAAGAACGCCTTGGAAGGGAAACCTAACGATTACGAAGCCATCCTCCATTTTATGCGCCATGAAAGCAAGACCGGTAAATTTCTCGACGTTCGCGACGGAGCTTCCGCTCCGCCTGAAGACTTTGAATTGTGTTTAAGCTTGGACCGCTTCCCATTCGTATTAAAAGCGGAGCCGTTCGGAGATTCTCTGGTTAAGCTTCATAAAGTAGAGGTATTATCGCAAGGAGGGCAACCACATGGTGTCTAA